The DNA segment GAAGAAAAACATTCCCTACGTTGCGGAAGTTTATTTAGGCCACGTGCGATATGGAACATTTGGTAAGAATAATGTAGAAAGTGTTCATCCTTTTCTTCGTCAGAATAATTGGATGCACAGAAATCTTATTGTTGCTGGAAACTTTAATATGACTAATGTTGCTGAACTTTTTAGCAGCTTAATTGAACTTGGACAACATCCAAAGGAAATGGTGGATACTGTGACAATCATGGAAAAGATTGGTCATTTCCTAGATGATGAAGTGACAGATTTATATCAAGAATGCAAAGTGAGAGGCTTATCAAAGAGGGAAGCTTCTCCGGTAATAGCCGAAAAGCTAGACGTCGCCAAAATTTTAAAACGCGCTTCCAAAGGTTGGGACGGTGGCTATGCTATGGCTGGAATGTTTGGACATGGTGATGCATTTGTTTTTCGTGACCCTGCGGGAATAAGACCAGCATATTTCTACAAAGACGATGAGATTGTCGTTGTAGCTTCGGAGAGATCGGTTATCCAAACGGTATTTAATTTAGAATTTGAGCAAATCGAAGAATTAAAGCCGGGTAATGCAATAATAGTGAAGAAAAATGGAGATGTTTCTGAGCAAGAGATTATCACTCCAACTGTCAAAAAAGCGTGTTCATTTGAAAGAATTTATTTCTCGCGCGGTAGTGATGCCGAAATATATAGAGAAAGAAAAATGTTGGGAAGATTAATTTTACCTGCTATTCTCGAAGCAATTGATAACGATACAGATAATACAGTTTTCTCTTATATTCCAAACACTGCCGAAACTTCATTTTATGGAATGGCAGAGGCTGCGCAGGATTTCTTGAATCAACGTAAGAACAAGTACATTCTCGAAAATCGTCGTAAATTAACCACCGAAAGTCTTCAGGAATTACTAGCAGTGAAAATTAGAACTGAGAAAATTGCTATCAAGGATGCTAAGTTACGAACCTTTATCACAGAAGATAAAAGTAGAGATGATTTAGTGGCTCACGTATACGATATTACTTATGGTGTGATTAAGCCAACTGACAATTTAGTTATTATTGATGATAGTATCGTTAGAGGGACCACCTTAAAGATGAGTATCATCAAAATGATGGATCGATTAAAACCTAAACGTATTGTTGTAGTTTCTTCTGCGCCTCAAATTAGATATCCAGATTGTTACGGTATTGATATGGCAAAATTGGAAGGTCTAGTAGCTTTTAGAGCTGCATTAGAACTTCTAAAAGAAAGAAATTTATATCATATCGTTGATGAGGTTTATGCCAAATGCAAAGCCCAAGAAAATTTGCCAGATATTGAAATGGTGAATCATGTTACAGAAATTTACGCAAACTTTACTGATCAAGAAGTCTCTGATAAAATTGCAGAAATGCTAAGTTCGCCAGAAGTAAATGCTGAGGTAAAAATAATTTTTCAAACTGTCGATAACCTCCATATTGCATGTCCTAAGAATTTGGGAGATTGGTATTTTACTGGCGATTACCCTACTGCGGGTGGAAATAGAGTAGTAGGTCGTGCGTTTATGAATTTCTATGAAGGAAAAGATGCTAGAGCATACTAGAGACCACTTTAATTGCCAAATGTCACTCTTAAACGATTATAATAGTAGTTTGTCTATTTTAATTGTTCTATCAATAGTGCTTTTCTATATTTGGTGAACCATAAAATTAGTAGGTTAAGTTTATGGTAGATTTGGGGCAAAAAGACGAAAGCAATTTCGTCTTTTTTTTTTGGCTTAAGCCCAAAAAAAATACCGTAACAAGTAGCTACGGTATTCTCTAGGGGTATTATATAACGCTGGATTATTTTGCAGCAGCATATCTTTTAGAAACTTCGTCCCAATTTACTACATTAAAAAATGCTTGTATATAATCTGGCCTTCTGTTTTGATAGTGTAAGTAGTAAGCATGCTCCCAAACATCCATTCCTAAGATTGGAGTTCCTTTGCAATCCATTCCTGGCATTAGAGGATTGTCTTGATTAGGAGTTCCGCAAACAGAAAGTTTTCCTCCGTTAACGCATAGCCAAGCCCATCCGCTTCCAAATTGTGTCGCACCCGCTGCAGAAAATTTCTTTTTGAATTCTTCAAATGAGCCAAATTCTGAATCGATGGCTGATTTCAATTCTCCCGTTGGCTCTCCGCCACCATTTGGTGACATGATTTCCCAAAAAAGATTGTGATTATAAAAACCACCACCATTGTTGCGGACTGCTTTATTATTCATGTCTAAGTTGGAAAGGATATCCTCGATAGATTTTCCTTCTAGATCTGTACCTTCAATGGCCGCATTGAGGTTGTTTGTATATGCTGCATGGTGCTTAGAGTGGTGGATTTCCATTGTTTTAGCATCAATATTCGGCTCTAGAGCATCGTATGCGTACGGTAATTGTGGTAATTCAAATGCCATAATATGTTTTTTTAATAGTTATAAAATATTTTATTCAAATTTAAACATTTAACTTTGGAAAGAGAAGCTATAATAGTTATTGTTTTACCAAAATTGATGTTTTATATGCATTATTCTTGCAAATAATAGCTATATCAAATTATTCTATAGTCACTTCAGTTTTGGTGTTTTACCTTCTATCAAATTATCTTAAACCCATTATTGCATTATGCAAAGACCTTCATTTTCAATATATGATGCTTCGGCTGGCTCTGGAAAGACGTACACATTAGTTAAAGAATATCTCAAAATTCTTTTCTCATCTAATAAGAATGACGCTTACAAAAATATCCTTGCAATTACATTTACAAACAAAGCTGTTCACGAGATGAAGAGCAGAATTGTTAGCAGTCTTTCTGATTTGGCTAAAGAGGAGGTCGGGCCAAAGACAAGGTCTATAATGAATGACTTGATGTGTGATGTAGGTATGACGGAACAAGAAGTTCGCGAAAAAGCAAGAGCCATTATCAAGCATATTATTCATAATTATGCTGCCTTTGATATTTCGACTATTGATAAATTTACTCATAAAGTAATTCGAACTTTTGCGTTGGATCTTGACCTGCCTGTAAATTTTGAAGTTTCGCTAGACACAAGCGGCTTGCTTACCGAAGCGGTAGATGCATTGATTGCCCAAGCAGGAGAAGATCCGGAACTTACGAGATTGTTGGTCGATTTTACCATGGAAAAAACTGACGATGATAAAAGTTGGGATGTTTCTCAAGAAATTTTTAATACTGGGAGGCTTTTGTTAAATGAAACTGATCGGAAGGAGATTTTGAATTTTGATCATGTATCGCTCTCTGATTTTTCTATAATTAAAAAAAATCTTCAGTTAGAGGTTAAGGAAATCAATGAGTATTGCTCAAAATCTGCCTCGACATTATTAAAGTTAATAGATGACAAAGGGATTGATAGAGCATCTTTTTCAGGTCAATTTTTTATAAAACATTGTGGATATATTGAAACGGATACGTTAAAATCAACTCATAAAAGATTTTACGAGCCGATTGATATTAAAGTACTAAAAAATTCTAAAGATACTGATGCGATCGAAAGTATCAAATCTGATTTGCTCGCTGGACTGTTAGATATTTATAAAAAATATCAAGAACGAGATTTTCTTAAAGCTTATCTCAAGAATATTATTCCCCTCTCACTATTGTCTACAATTAAAGTTGAATTAGACAAAGTTCAAAAAGAGCAGAATGTACTCTCAATAGCGGAATTTAATAAGTTAATTAACGACGAAATTCAGAATCAACCTGCACCATTTATTTACGAGAGAATGGGGGAGCGCTACAAGCATTTTTTTATTGATGAGTTTCAGGATACTTCCGAAATGCAGTGGCTCAACTTAATTCCGTTAATTGACAATGCTACTTCAAGCGAAGATTTGTCAGGAGAAAGAGGTTCATTAATGATTGTAGGCGATCCAAAACAATCAATTTATCGTTTTCGCGGCGGAAAAGCGGAACAATTTATAAAATTAGTAAAGAAAGAAAATCCTTTTAGCAATCCTGAAGTTGAGGTTATTGCATTAGGAAAAAATTATCGAAGTCACGAACAGGTAATAAACTTCAATAATGAGTTTTTTGCGTTTATGGCGAATCAATTTGAAAATCTCGAATACAAGGATTTGTACGAAAACCATTCGGCACAAGCTTGCAATGACAAAAATGGAGGTTTTGTAGAAATTTCGTTTATTCCAGAAATAGAGGAGGAAGAAACTGATGAAGATACCACAACAAAAACCGATTTGTACCTTGTATTAGTTTTAGAAAAAATTGATTCTTGTAAAAATCAGGGTTTTGAATATAAAGATATTGTAATTCTTACCCGAAGACGCAAAGAAGGAATTTGGCTCGCAAATTTTCTAACTGAAAAAAGTATTCCGATTCTGTCTTCAGAAACTCTAATGATTGCTAATTCTAGTGAAGTTCAGCTTTTAATTTTGGTTTTGCGATACCTTCAAAATAAAGATGATCGAGATTCCAAAGCGCGCATGCTTTATCATATTAGCGAAAGCTTCGAAACGAATTTAAAAAAACATGACTTTATAGCTGCAGGACTTTCAAGAGAGGACGAAAGTGAATTGCAGAAATGGCTGCTTGATTTTGGGATAAATCTTTCATTTGCTGACTTGCGTCAACAATCGTTGTATGATATCGTTGAGATTCTTGTTTCAAAATTAATCCAGGGAAATGAAAGCAATGCCTATATCCAATATTTTCAAGATTTAGTGTTGGAAAAAGATATTATCAGACAAACTGGAATTTCAGATTTTTTGATTTATTGGGATACCAACAGCCATACTTTGAGTATTCCTTCGCCAGAAGGCAACAATGCGGTGCGAATAATGACTATTCATAAA comes from the Flavobacterium ardleyense genome and includes:
- a CDS encoding amidophosphoribosyltransferase, yielding MSDAIKHECGIAFLRLLKPLEYYKEKYGTAFYGIQKMYLLMEKQHNRGQDGAGLASIKLDVNPGERYISRIRSNDGQAIQDIFKQINERVSGEMEAHPEYADDVALQKKNIPYVAEVYLGHVRYGTFGKNNVESVHPFLRQNNWMHRNLIVAGNFNMTNVAELFSSLIELGQHPKEMVDTVTIMEKIGHFLDDEVTDLYQECKVRGLSKREASPVIAEKLDVAKILKRASKGWDGGYAMAGMFGHGDAFVFRDPAGIRPAYFYKDDEIVVVASERSVIQTVFNLEFEQIEELKPGNAIIVKKNGDVSEQEIITPTVKKACSFERIYFSRGSDAEIYRERKMLGRLILPAILEAIDNDTDNTVFSYIPNTAETSFYGMAEAAQDFLNQRKNKYILENRRKLTTESLQELLAVKIRTEKIAIKDAKLRTFITEDKSRDDLVAHVYDITYGVIKPTDNLVIIDDSIVRGTTLKMSIIKMMDRLKPKRIVVVSSAPQIRYPDCYGIDMAKLEGLVAFRAALELLKERNLYHIVDEVYAKCKAQENLPDIEMVNHVTEIYANFTDQEVSDKIAEMLSSPEVNAEVKIIFQTVDNLHIACPKNLGDWYFTGDYPTAGGNRVVGRAFMNFYEGKDARAY
- a CDS encoding superoxide dismutase translates to MAFELPQLPYAYDALEPNIDAKTMEIHHSKHHAAYTNNLNAAIEGTDLEGKSIEDILSNLDMNNKAVRNNGGGFYNHNLFWEIMSPNGGGEPTGELKSAIDSEFGSFEEFKKKFSAAGATQFGSGWAWLCVNGGKLSVCGTPNQDNPLMPGMDCKGTPILGMDVWEHAYYLHYQNRRPDYIQAFFNVVNWDEVSKRYAAAK
- a CDS encoding UvrD-helicase domain-containing protein; the protein is MQRPSFSIYDASAGSGKTYTLVKEYLKILFSSNKNDAYKNILAITFTNKAVHEMKSRIVSSLSDLAKEEVGPKTRSIMNDLMCDVGMTEQEVREKARAIIKHIIHNYAAFDISTIDKFTHKVIRTFALDLDLPVNFEVSLDTSGLLTEAVDALIAQAGEDPELTRLLVDFTMEKTDDDKSWDVSQEIFNTGRLLLNETDRKEILNFDHVSLSDFSIIKKNLQLEVKEINEYCSKSASTLLKLIDDKGIDRASFSGQFFIKHCGYIETDTLKSTHKRFYEPIDIKVLKNSKDTDAIESIKSDLLAGLLDIYKKYQERDFLKAYLKNIIPLSLLSTIKVELDKVQKEQNVLSIAEFNKLINDEIQNQPAPFIYERMGERYKHFFIDEFQDTSEMQWLNLIPLIDNATSSEDLSGERGSLMIVGDPKQSIYRFRGGKAEQFIKLVKKENPFSNPEVEVIALGKNYRSHEQVINFNNEFFAFMANQFENLEYKDLYENHSAQACNDKNGGFVEISFIPEIEEEETDEDTTTKTDLYLVLVLEKIDSCKNQGFEYKDIVILTRRRKEGIWLANFLTEKSIPILSSETLMIANSSEVQLLILVLRYLQNKDDRDSKARMLYHISESFETNLKKHDFIAAGLSREDESELQKWLLDFGINLSFADLRQQSLYDIVEILVSKLIQGNESNAYIQYFQDLVLEKDIIRQTGISDFLIYWDTNSHTLSIPSPEGNNAVRIMTIHKAKGLEFPVVIYPFAEEDFNKRPKGKFWIDADEEIFGASKVLLDENKALMDMGDVAAEVYNTKIQEQTLDIVNVLYVALTRAAEQLYVISNMNKKRDGAISETNLSAYFVNYLDNIALFNPEVYSYSFGKQEKISEPSPETERNKSIKLVQFPLQSSAIKIAQREALMWGSLQQDAIEYGNTIHEILALIKIKDDMPLAIEKSLESGLITIAQKATVQQTIEEILENQELLEFFNAEHKILNEHAIIQKEGTTVKPDRVVLKRGKEAMILDYKTGVFQESHRRQVEQYEQALEKMGYTVSKKTLLYIGKDLKVLDL